One Setaria viridis chromosome 5, Setaria_viridis_v4.0, whole genome shotgun sequence genomic region harbors:
- the LOC117858687 gene encoding uncharacterized protein: MTLSGGGVADDMEAGGACGGAAAGSSSGEEEARCGGRFVEDWCCACAGLLVGPNPMMARYLYALIFLVTNLLAWTLRDYGDSALAELQRLKVCQGARYCLGAEGVLRISLGCFLFFFVMFLSTVKTRKVQDCRNSWHSEWWPVKVVLWLGLTAVTFLAPSPLVQLYGKVAHFGAGAFLVIQLISVTRFIMWLNDCCRSETTRKRCHLQIQVVSIVTYVGSLLGIVLMYVWYAPSPACKLNILFITVTLVLVQLMTFVSMSSKVKAGYLAPGLMGIYVVFLCWSAIRSEPHTEICNKKAEVATSADWVNIASFVIAVIVIVAATFSTGIDSKCLQFKKAEESEEDDIPYGFGFFHLVFAMGAMYFAMIFVGWNAHQTMEKWTIDVGWASTWVRVGNEWLAAIVYIWMMIAPIIWKTRQVGSSAET; the protein is encoded by the exons ATGACgcttagcggcggcggcgtggccgacgACATGGAGGCTGGCggcgcctgcggcggcgcggcggcggggtcctcctccggcgaggaggaggcgcggtgcGGCGGGCGGTTCGTCGAGGATTGGTGCTGTGCGTGCGCGGGGCTCCTGGTGGGGCCCAACCCGATGATGGCGCGGTACCTGTACGCGCTCATCTTCCTCGTCACCAACCTCCTCGCCTGGACCCTCCGCGACTACGGTGACTCCGCCCTCGCCGAGCTCCAGC GGCTCAAGGTCTGCCAGGGCGCGCGCTACTGCCTGGGAGCGGAGGGCGTGCTGCGGATCAGCCTCGGCTGCTTT ctcttcttcttcgtgaTGTTCCTGTCCACCGTGAAGACGAGGAAGGTGCAGGACTGCCGGAACTCGTGGCACTCCGAGTGGTGGCCGGTCAAGGTCGTCCTCTGGCTGGGCCTCACGGCCGTCACCTTCctcgcgccgtcgccgctcgtCCAGCTCTACG GGAAGGTCGCGCATTTCGGAGCAGG GGCGTTCCTGGTGATCCAGCTCATCAGCGTGACCAGGTTCATCATGTGGCTCAACGACTGCTGCCGGTCGGAGACCACCCGGAAGAGATG CCACCTGCAGATCCAGGTGGTGTCGATCGTCACCTACGTCGGGTCGCTCCTGGGGATCGTGCTCATGTACGTGTGGTACGCGCCGAGCCCGGCCTGCAAGCTCAACATCCTCTTCATCACCGTCACGCTCGTGCTCGTGCAGCTCATGACCTTCGTCTCCATGAGCTCCAAG GTGAAGGCAGGGTATCTGGCGCCGGGGCTGATGGGGATCTACGTCGTGTTCCTGTGCTGGTCAGCGATCAGAAG TGAGCCTCACACGGAGATCTGCAACAAGAAGGCAGAGGTCGCAACAAGCGCAGACTGGGTGAACATCGCG AGCTTTGTCATCGCGGTCATCGTCATCGTGGCGGCGACCTTCTCGACCGGAATCGACTCCAAGTGCCTGCAG TTCAAGAAGGCGGAGGAGTCGGAGGAGGACGACATCCCctacggcttcggcttcttccaCCTGGTGTTCGCCATGGGCGCCATGTACTTCGCCATGATCTTCGTCGGCTGGAACGCGCACCAGACCATGGAGAA GTGGACGATCGACGTCGGGTGGGCGAGCACGTGGGTGCGCGTCGGCAACGAGTGGCTGGCGGCGATCGTGTACA TATGGATGATGATCGCGCCCATCATCTGGAAGACACGGCAGGTGGGATCATCGGCGGAGACATGA
- the LOC117859332 gene encoding leucine-rich repeat extensin-like protein 4: MRGAVFLALLVAAAVLGGAAAEGEGRPAAVEADPRWRFPSRRLRDAYVALQTWKRQAIFSDPKNLTADWVGPDVCNYTGVFCAPLPSAFRGRRGELAVAGVDLNHGDIAGFLPPELGLLADLALLHLNSNRFCGVLPPTLRRLRLLHELDLSNNRFVGPFPGVVLDLPALRFLDLRFNDFEGAVPPRLFDRPLDAIFLNHNRLRFQLPDNFGNSPASVVVLAHNSFGGCLPASVANMSGTLNEILLINNGLSSCFPPEIGLLRELTVLDVSFNELAGPLPPEVALMRKLEQLDVAHNRLTGAIPPGICELPRLKNFTFAYNFFTGEPPACARVVPRDSDRGNCLPNRPAQRTPQQCAAFYARPPVDCAAFKCKPFVPPLPPTRLPSAPPPSPPPPSPPPPSPPPPSPSPPSPSPPPPSPPPPSPPPPSPPPPSPPPPSPPPSPPPHSPPPPAPVHRPPPPPPAPHYPPCPILPPPPPCTPTHPWPPPSYPGPLPPTDPVRYASPPPPPHYPGPLPPTYPVGYASPPPPHHQDPWPSVHPVQYGSPPPPPLH; the protein is encoded by the coding sequence ATGAGAGGAGCCGTGTTCCTGgcgctcctcgtcgccgccgccgtcctcggcggcgcggcggcggagggggaggggcggccggcggcggtggaggcggaccCGAGGTGGCGGTTCCCGAGCCGTCGGCTGCGGGACGCGTACGTCGCGCTGCAGACGTGGAAGCGGCAGGCCATCTTCTCCGACCCCAAGAACCTCACCGCCGACTGGGTGGGCCCGGACGTCTGCAACTACACCGGCGTCTTCTGCGCGCCGCTCCCCTCGGCCTTCCGCGGTCGCCGCGGGGAGCTCGCGGTGGCCGGGGTCGACCTCAACCACGGCGACATCGCGGGGTtcctcccgccggagctcggcctCCTCGCCGACCTCGCGCTGCTCCACCTCAACTCCAACCGCTTCTGCGGCGTCCTCCCGCCcacgctccgccgcctccgcctcctccacgaGCTCGACCTCAGCAACAACCGCTTCGTCGGCCCGTTCCCGGGCGTCGTCCTCGACCTCCCCGCGCTCCGCTTCCTCGACCTCCGGTTCAACGACTTCGAGGGCGCCGTGCCGCCCCGCCTCTTCGACCGCCCGCTCGACGCCATCTTCCTCAACCACAACCGCCTCCGCTTCCAGCTCCCGGACAACTTCGGCAACTCGCCGGcctccgtcgtcgtcctcgcgcACAACAGCTTCGGCGGATGCCTCCCGGCCAGCGTCGCCAACATGTCCGGCACGCTCAACGAGATCCTGCTCATCAACAACGGGCTCAGCTCCTGCTTCCCGCCGGAGATCGGCCTGCTGCGGGAGCTCACGGTGCTCGACGTCAGCTTCAACGAGCTCGCGggcccgctgccgccggaggtggCCCTCATGAGGAAGCTGGAGCAGCTGGACGTCGCGCACAACCGGCTCACCGGCGCGATACCGCCGGGGATTTGCGAGCTGCCGCGCCTCAAGAACTTCACCTTCGCCTACAACTTCTTCACCGGCGAGCCGCCGGCGTGCGCGCGCGTCGTGCCCCGGGACAGCGACCGGGGCAACTGCCTGCCGAACCGCCCCGCGCAGCGGACGCCGCAGCAGTGCGCCGCGTTCtacgcccgcccgcccgtcgACTGCGCCGCGTTCAAGTGCAAGCCGTTCGTCCCGCCCCTGCCCCCGACGCGGCTTCCATCCGCGCCCCCGCCTTCGCCAcctccaccatcgccgccgccgccgtccccgcctccgccgtcaccATCCCCGCCatcgccatctcctcctccgccatcaccacctccaccatcgccaccgccaccatcgccaccgccaccatcaccaccgccgccatctccaccgccatcaccgccgccgcattcaccgcctcctcccgcgccagttcaccgcccaccgccacccccGCCCGCTCCACATTACCCTCCATGCCCCATTCTGCCCCCACCGCCACCGTGCACGCCAACGcatccatggccgccgccatctTACCCCGGCCCCTTGCCACCCACAGATCCTGTTCGATACGcatcaccaccgccgccgccgcattaCCCCGGCCCATTGCCACCAACATACCCAGTTGGATACGCATCACCCCCTCCACCGCATCACCAAGACCCATGGCCATCAGTGCACCCGGTTCAATATGGatcaccgccgccccctccgctgCATTGA